CGACTGGACCCGCGTGAAAGCGGGCATATTCCACGATTTCCATAACGCGTGGATCACGCACCTCAAAGAAACCCTCAACGGCGGTTTGCTGCCGAAGGGTTACTACGCCTTGGGCGAACAGCACGCCGGCCGCCTGATCGCCGATATCCTCACCCTGCACGACGGAGAGCCGCGGACGACGCCGCCCGACAAGGGCGGCGTGGCCGTGGCCGATGCACCGCCGCAAGTCGGCCGCAAAATGGTGGCCAGCGAAAACGCGGCATATCGCGCCCTGCGGCGGACGCTCGCTATCCGCCACACCAGCGGCCATCGGCTCGTGGCGCTCGTAGAAATCGTGTCACCCGCCAACAAAGATCGCCGCCAAAGCGTGCAGGACTTCGTCGAAAAGGCAATCGGCGCGCTTCGCGCCGGGTGCCATCTGACCGTCGTCGATATGTTTCCACCGGGCATTGATGATCCCCAGGGCATGCATGGCCTGATTTGGGAGTACTTCGACCCGGAAGACTACCTGATGCCCGCCGCGAAGCCCTTGACCCTGGCTTCGTACTGTGCCGGCGACGTGCCCGAGGCCTATGTGGCTCATATCGCCCTGGGCGACAAGATCCCTGAGATGCCCTTGTTCTTGCATGACGGCCACTATGTCAACCTGCCGCTGGCCGCCACTTACG
The DNA window shown above is from Pirellulales bacterium and carries:
- a CDS encoding DUF4058 family protein, encoding MPVHDWTRVKAGIFHDFHNAWITHLKETLNGGLLPKGYYALGEQHAGRLIADILTLHDGEPRTTPPDKGGVAVADAPPQVGRKMVASENAAYRALRRTLAIRHTSGHRLVALVEIVSPANKDRRQSVQDFVEKAIGALRAGCHLTVVDMFPPGIDDPQGMHGLIWEYFDPEDYLMPAAKPLTLASYCAGDVPEAYVAHIALGDKIPEMPLFLHDGHYVNLPLAATYDAAWRGVPQYWQQVLEAIL